Sequence from the Nerophis lumbriciformis linkage group LG34, RoL_Nlum_v2.1, whole genome shotgun sequence genome:
cacattctgaaaatattacaataaaaatatagaaataccggcagtggtaaggtttagatccatgaaggaaagaagaaagtgaatgaatacatttacatatacataacaTCTTTTTTATAATTtcttatgaattaagtaacatttatgacaacctttttcaaaaacacaatatagaatgtgagatacaacaggataatgcatttatcatttgttttcaaaacggttacaaaaaagcggGAGCcccaaaatttactgtgggaccccatttttatgacttgatggggtcccatcAAGTCCCATTTTGAAATTCCtaacgccaacactgatggagtattggtgcgtgcaaaacagcagcaggcggctgtggcctgcgggccggttctaatactaatcaaatatcatcccggggtatatagataattcattcgcgggccggatttggcctgcgggccttgactttgacacccctggactataGTGATTAGCATTGTCGCTCAGTCAAATTTTACTTTGCCATTTCACGACAATGCTAATCACACACATGTATTCAAGCTGATTAATGATGAAATGATACCAAAgagtataaaaatgggacccattacctccctgcttggcactcagcatcaagggttggaattgggggttaaatcaccaaaacgattcccgagcgcagccactgctgctgctcactgctcccctcacctcccagggggtggaacaaggggatgggttgaattcagagggtaatttcaccacacctagtgtgtgtgtgactatcagtggtactttaacttttttaataataatttccgAAATGTAAAACATTTGCGTCGACCTTCATGCTACGTAGCCAGGTGTAGAAATGTGTCGTTAAACACAAGTAAAGGGTCCCATCATAGTCTTTCAAAACCCACAGAGGTGTTGCGTATTGGCCTTGTTCACGCTTGCCAGAAGAGAATGGGTGTGGTCAGTGTGTGTGTTCATGGTAATCGAGTGAGTGGGAAGAAGGACATGCAATAAGACTTACTGTATTTACTAGGTAtgaccaacaacaaaaaaacaaatctgtaccggcaataatacaataaaaaaacaatgagAAATGATAACAATGTACCAACCCCAAaacctaggcgcaaagttcaaaagccagcatctgtgatggtatgggggtgtattagtgcccaaggcatgggtaacttacacatctgtgaaggcgccattaatgctgaaagatacatacaggttttggagcaacatatgttgccatccaagcaacgttttcatggactcccctgcttatttcagcaagacaatgccaaaccacgtgttacaacagtgtggcttcatagtaaaagagtgcgggtactagactggcctgcctgtagtccagacctgtctcccattgaaaatgtgtggcgcattatgaagcctaaaataccacaacggagaccccggactgttgaacaacttaagctgtacatcaagcaagaatgggaaagaattccacctgaaaagcttcaaaaattggtctcctcagttcccaaacgtttactgagtgttgttaaaaggaaaggccatgcaacacagtggtaaaaatgcccctgtgccaacttgtttgctatgtgttgctgccattaaattctaaattaatgattatttgcaacaacaaaaaaagcagtttctcagttcaaacattaaatatcttgtctttgcagtctattcaattgaatataagttgaaaaggatttgcaaatcattgtattctgtttttatttacaaattacacaaagtgccaacttcactggttttgggttgtgtatTTGCTCATGTAAAAGGTGcattttaatgatttttatttaaaaaaaattattttatgtgcAACGCATCGTGAGTCTGCTGGGATAATCAAGCAGGGTCTCCcaacagagagagtttcaattccaacCTCCAgaggaactttgaacatgtcacaagcgAGGCGCTGGATATGAAGTCCAAGTGGACcatgtcgaggcggccgatcggagctgtggccTCAAGGTGGCTGgagcctgtcgtggcggtaatgccAGAACCCAGTGGTCCTGCTCATAGGCgccaatctacatttctgccagtgggtgctcggtgtgtgtgtgtgtgtgtgtgtgtattaaaaataaaaaaatagacattCAGCAAAGTTAACATCCCacatgatttgtggctttattattttggaaaacagaccaaactcgccacaaaattaactacaacaagattgatttttcaaaaattattttaaagattgaaagttgccattaatcccacgtgggtgcttggctttgtccgtgggtgctcgggcctcgAAGCACCCATGGGATCAGCGCCTATGGTCCTgctggtttcatctggccaggatcttcggctctcactggatcggttcgcagtccaGTGTGAAGTGACAGGGATAAAATCAGCCCTTCCAAGTCCGAAgcgatggttctcgcccggaaaagtgtggagtgccatctccgggttgggaagatcttgccccaagtggaggagtttaagtacatcggagtcttgttcatgagtgaaggaagagtggatcgtgaaatcaaCAAGAGGATCAGTGTGGCGTCTACAGTAATGTGGACTCTGTATCGATCTGCCGtgttgaagaaagagctgagccggaaggcaaagctctcaatttattggTCGATCTACATTAATatcctcccttagagatagggtgagaagttctgtcatttGAGAAGAGCTCACAATAAAGCCGCTGCTCGTCCACATCGAGAAAAGCCAGCAAATGCCTCACTGGGGAGATGTTTGGGGcctgtctgaccggtaggaggccacgaggaagacccaggacacgttagagGAACGCCTCGAATCCCCCGGGTTGAACTAGACTAAGTGGCTGGGGGGAGTGAAGTCTGGGATTCTCTGCTTAAGCTATTGCCCTCGCGacttgacctcggataagcggaagaaggtggatggatgaatattttaaataaaactaatgcatttatttttttaaaaacacatcattacttattttatttcaaataaattgaaatatttttatttagcaTTCAGTGGGTCAATCTATTAGAACATcattgagtgcagctgggataggctccagcaccccctgcaacccagagggacaagcagtagaaaatggatagatgaataGTCCAAGCAAGGAAGGTGCTTAACTTTTTGTGCAATTTCCTGCAGCATTTTCAGAAACTCCACCCTTAAAATCTGTTAAGCGTGTAATTACTAGTTACGAATGACATTAGGCCAGATGCTGATATCCTGCATTATCGTCGGAGAAAGACTAAAAATATCTTGTTTTCGTGGAGGCTGATGCTTTATTTCTgattttgaaaaacaaaacaaacatagcTCTATCATAGTATTTCCTGTTTACGTCCATTTTTGAAGATAACCAATTAAATGTTGACCATTTCAGGCTTCTCTTGAAGCAGTGACTCATTTAATGAGCCGTGCTTGCTTACTGCTGCAAATGGCTTTGATGGGAAAATAAATGCTGTTCTTTTTTCCTCCAAGTAATGCACTGCAGATGACTAACATAATACAATCTCAACtagaaaaaaacctaattaacAATAATATTTTTCTGATCATTATTTagcgctctctctctctttctctctctcgaaCTTCATTTAATGTCAATATAATTTTAATAAAACAATGCACGGTAGTAAATGCATTTACTTCATGCTAAGCTCATTTGGTGATATTTCTGTTACAAAATTaccttttgttaaaaaaaaaaaagccacatgtTCAAAAGGTCACACAAGTGACAATAATGCCATCTAGAGGCAGAAAGTAGGCACCAACCAACCCTCGTTAGCACTCAGTTTGGTCTCATTTAAGAGTTGTCAGTCCTGTACACTACAGGCCATTCACACTTAACAAGCGGGACTTAACCCGCTTTTGGTGTCATGGGGCGTCGTCGTCGTAGATGAAGATGTAGTAGAAGAGAGCGCAAGCCGCCAGCAAGGCCACCGACAGCATCGTGTTCTTCCTGTTTTCACCGCGTAACATCTGTAACTCCTTGTCTGGTGGATGACAACAATGTACatgtggccacaacattaggtacacctgtacaatcTCATTATATGTTCATCTAGAAATACAACTGAGACATTAAAAGGCTCCCTAAAATGTAAAGTGGACTTTTTCATAAGGCTACGAGGCAGTTTGAAGATGCCAACCTTCTTCGGGTTTTGCACCACAGCTTAAAATATACCTTGGAGCAGACCTGGGTAAATTAAggccccgttaagcttttcaatctggcccgccggacattcccaaataatttttttagatctttaagatggaaactgtagctgccattatgatgtgcagtgatgttattaaattaccgtaagtcttgaactatacaaagtattttaacGGTTGGAATCTgcccttttgcatgatatactagttactatggtaatctaattagttactatggtaatctaaatcacagcagctcagacgaggcaccaagcagtgtgggtggggtgcgtttccacagagtgttcccAGAGCgagcctgaaatgcaggtgtctgacgcggaaggagatttttactacAAAGTTCTACAGCTTAGTaatatatatcagatgtatcagatcgcaggtgtttttttgggttttttttacccttcgcgttcatatttcgctgtgcttgttgcatttttgttgcgtttctcttgattgtaaaatatgtcgattgagaggtggggtgacgttcatatgttgtcaatattcagtgttttatcgttcatagttaatattgtaaatcacacattctttatcATCATGTACATACTgtgcattcagtaaaaaaataaaaaactccattccgttttttaaggcggtctatcATAacgttttagctttcaatcagacattattgtgaggttttgtattattgttcctaaaaataggacccaagcacacctactgtacagcagattttcacagcacaaataaataaataaattatatacatacatatacatatatatatataaaatcaggtagccatccacaatatatatatatatatatatatatatataaataattgcccaggcctgccctgGAGCATTGCCAACTCTCCGTTAGCCACCTATACACCTGTAAGTttgattatttgttttttttaattcagcaaATAGACTAAATTAGCTTAATTCTGctaataaaatgtaatgttaccattgtagctaaTGTTGCTGCCAtgcaaaagagagagagagatgataGTCTCACTCCTTCATGCTTCAGTCCCACGCTAGAGTCTCACAGGCATGAGGCACAAACATGTGTACCTACTGTACAGTGTATATGCATAGACAAACAGCTCATTAGCATAAGAGCTACAGGCTATCTTTTGGATAAAACTCTTCCAACACTATTGTGGGACCTCTGAGCCtgatttaaaatatatacaatcaTATAATATGTAACTTTTGATGTACTAATTGGTTTTCTATTGTAGTTATAGTGTCTTCATTAGAGGACTTAACGACAAAAAGATGACATAGGTCGttgcttatttattttttgacctTACTGTAAGTGAAATGTGCCCATGTGTACTATTCAAAATCTATTAAAACAATATGCTTAGTATTGTTACATTTGTAGGTTGCAATGGCATGCAGCATGTATGCACTACCATGATAGGGAGTTTACAATAAAGTTTTGTGTATATTTTGCAGCTCAATATGGCTGTGGAATGCAGTTCTACATCAATGCAAATTAGGACCGCGATAAATCCTAAACATATAGTTGAAAACCAGCAAATATCACATgacttgtgcaggtgtacctagtgTTGTGGCCATCATGTGTGTAGTATGTAAATAACTATACGTAACATACCCAATTTTTTCACACTTTCAGTTATTAACGCCATGTCTTTTTCCACTTCTTGCCTGTTAAAACAGAAGAGGACAAAAGTATCAAGTGGTGCatcttgagttgagttgagtttgtgtttatttggaacatgcatgcatacaacatgatacatcacaatttccagtttctctatacaacatgttcgaaaaggagtaggaagaagcagagctcatttaatcctaccccttttcctttacatagcagttgctaaaacttttgttcacttcctgttctcaatttattcacaatatactccataagtaccgtatttttcggagtataagtcgctccggagtataagtcgcaccggccgaaaatgcacaataaagaaggaaaaaaacatataagtcgcactggagtataagttgcattttttggggaaatttatttgataaaacccaacaccaagaatagacatttgaaaggcaatttaaaa
This genomic interval carries:
- the ccdc167 gene encoding coiled-coil domain-containing protein 167, which gives rise to MDKVKDRRRENTSVATEIDRLEERRARCQDNLEKAEFRSRKKLSEEERQEVEKDMALITESVKKLDKELQMLRGENRKNTMLSVALLAACALFYYIFIYDDDAP